A genomic window from Klebsiella quasipneumoniae subsp. quasipneumoniae includes:
- the menD gene encoding 2-succinyl-5-enolpyruvyl-6-hydroxy-3-cyclohexene-1-carboxylic-acid synthase, with product MSVSAFNRRWAAVILEALTRHGVQHICIAPGSRSTPLTLAAAENRAFIHHTHFDERGLGHLALGLAKASRQPVAVIVTSGTATANLYPALIEAGLTGEKLILLTADRPPELIDCGANQAIRQPGMFASHPSQTISLPRPSQDISARWLVSTLDQALGELHAGGVHINCPFAEPLYGDMDDTGVEWQQQLGNWWQSDKPWLRQALQMESEKQRDWFFWRQKRGVVVAGRMSAAEGKKVAEWAQTLGWPLIGDILSQTGQPLPCADLWLGNGKAVSELAQAQIVVQLGSSLTGKRVLQWQATCEPDEYWLVDNLPGRLDPAQHRGRRLLASIDRWLELHPAEKRQPWATAIPELARQAWEAAVASNEPFGEAQLAQRIRRYLPEQGQLFVGNSLVVRLIDALAQLPAGYPVYSNRGASGIDGLIATAAGVQRASARPTLAIVGDLSALYDLNSLALLRQASAPLVLIVVNNNGGQIFSMLPTPQDERRQFYLMPQDVDFSHAAAMFGLVYHRPADWQALDEVLAGAWRRAGATVIELAVNETDGTQTLQQLLAQVSRL from the coding sequence ATGTCAGTAAGCGCATTTAACCGACGCTGGGCGGCGGTGATCCTGGAAGCTTTAACGCGCCACGGCGTGCAGCATATCTGCATTGCGCCGGGCTCGCGCTCGACACCCTTAACCCTGGCGGCGGCGGAAAACCGCGCCTTTATCCATCATACCCATTTTGACGAACGCGGCCTCGGCCACCTGGCGCTCGGTCTGGCGAAAGCCAGTCGCCAGCCGGTGGCGGTTATTGTGACCTCCGGGACCGCCACCGCGAACCTATATCCGGCGCTGATTGAGGCGGGGCTTACCGGGGAAAAGCTGATTCTCCTGACCGCCGACCGTCCGCCGGAGCTGATCGACTGCGGCGCCAATCAGGCGATTCGTCAGCCGGGGATGTTCGCCTCCCATCCGTCGCAGACGATTTCTCTGCCGCGTCCCTCGCAGGATATTTCCGCCCGCTGGCTGGTCTCGACCCTCGACCAGGCATTGGGCGAGCTGCACGCCGGCGGGGTGCATATCAACTGCCCGTTCGCCGAACCGCTGTATGGCGATATGGATGATACCGGCGTGGAGTGGCAGCAGCAGCTCGGCAACTGGTGGCAGAGCGATAAACCCTGGTTACGTCAGGCGCTGCAGATGGAAAGTGAGAAACAGCGCGACTGGTTCTTCTGGCGGCAAAAGCGCGGCGTGGTCGTGGCGGGCAGAATGAGCGCCGCCGAAGGGAAAAAAGTGGCCGAGTGGGCGCAAACCCTCGGCTGGCCGCTGATCGGCGATATCCTGTCACAGACCGGGCAGCCGCTGCCGTGCGCTGACCTGTGGCTGGGCAACGGCAAAGCGGTGAGCGAGCTGGCGCAGGCGCAGATCGTGGTTCAGCTCGGCAGCAGCCTGACCGGCAAGCGGGTCCTGCAGTGGCAGGCCACCTGCGAGCCTGATGAATACTGGCTGGTGGATAATCTGCCCGGCCGTCTCGATCCGGCGCAGCACCGCGGCCGTCGTCTGCTCGCCAGCATTGACCGCTGGCTTGAGCTTCACCCGGCGGAGAAACGCCAGCCGTGGGCGACGGCTATTCCTGAACTGGCCCGACAGGCGTGGGAGGCGGCGGTCGCCAGCAACGAACCCTTTGGCGAAGCGCAGCTGGCGCAGCGAATTCGGCGCTATCTGCCGGAACAGGGGCAATTGTTTGTCGGCAACAGCCTGGTGGTGCGCCTGATCGACGCCCTGGCGCAGCTGCCGGCTGGCTACCCGGTTTACAGCAACCGCGGCGCCAGCGGCATTGATGGCTTGATCGCCACCGCCGCCGGCGTCCAGCGCGCCAGCGCCCGGCCAACCCTGGCTATCGTCGGCGATCTTTCGGCGCTGTACGATCTCAACTCGCTGGCCCTGCTGCGCCAGGCGTCGGCGCCGTTGGTGCTGATCGTGGTGAACAACAACGGCGGGCAGATTTTCTCCATGCTGCCGACGCCGCAGGACGAGCGGCGCCAGTTCTACTTAATGCCGCAGGACGTTGATTTCAGCCACGCGGCGGCGATGTTCGGCCTGGTCTATCATCGCCCGGCTGACTGGCAGGCGCTGGATGAGGTGCTGGCCGGCGCCTGGCGCAGGGCAGGGGCGACGGTGATTGAGCTGGCGGTCAATGAGACCGACGGCACGCAGACCCTCCAGCAGCTGCTGGCGCAGGTAAGTCGCCTGTGA
- the menH gene encoding 2-succinyl-6-hydroxy-2,4-cyclohexadiene-1-carboxylate synthase, whose product MTLSAAVEHGQPGYPWLVFLHGFSGDRHEWREVGDAFRAWPRLYLDLPGHGGSADIAVQDFAGVNILLQATLNSYNILNYWLIGYSLGGRVAMNFACQPRAGLRGLVVEGGHPGLQDAEARQARRSNDSAWAERFRHEPLAQVFADWYQQPVFASLDAGQRAALVALRSRNNGATLAEMLQATSLAGQADLRASLQARDFPFHYLCGERDAKFRAIAQALAADLHLIHHAGHNAHRDNPAAVIACLAQILAS is encoded by the coding sequence GTGACCCTCAGCGCTGCAGTCGAACATGGCCAGCCGGGTTATCCCTGGCTGGTCTTTCTGCACGGTTTTTCCGGCGACCGCCATGAGTGGCGGGAAGTAGGCGACGCGTTTCGCGCCTGGCCGCGGCTGTATCTCGATCTGCCGGGCCACGGCGGCTCGGCGGATATCGCGGTGCAGGACTTTGCCGGGGTCAATATTTTGCTGCAGGCTACGCTTAATAGTTACAACATACTTAACTACTGGCTGATCGGTTACTCGCTGGGGGGCCGGGTGGCGATGAACTTCGCCTGCCAGCCGCGCGCGGGCCTGCGCGGCCTCGTCGTGGAGGGCGGCCATCCGGGGCTGCAGGATGCCGAAGCGCGGCAGGCGCGGCGCAGCAACGACAGCGCCTGGGCGGAACGTTTTCGCCATGAGCCGTTGGCGCAGGTCTTTGCCGACTGGTATCAGCAGCCGGTCTTCGCTTCACTGGATGCCGGGCAGCGCGCGGCGCTGGTCGCCTTACGCAGCCGGAACAACGGCGCGACGCTGGCCGAGATGCTGCAGGCGACCTCCCTTGCCGGGCAGGCCGATCTGCGCGCGTCCCTGCAGGCGCGCGATTTCCCCTTTCATTACCTGTGCGGCGAGCGCGACGCGAAGTTTCGCGCCATCGCGCAGGCGCTCGCGGCGGATCTCCATCTTATTCACCATGCCGGACACAACGCGCACCGGGACAACCCGGCGGCGGTGATTGCCTGTCTGGCGCAGATTCTGGCAAGTTAA
- the menB gene encoding 1,4-dihydroxy-2-naphthoyl-CoA synthase, whose translation MISLDEAMLYAPVEWHDCSEGYTDIRYHKSADGIAKITINRPQVRNAFRPLTVKEMIQALADARYDDNIGVIVLTGEGEKAFCAGGDQKVRGDYGGYQDDSGVHHLNVLDFQRQIRTCPKPVVAMVAGYSIGGGHVLHMMCDLTIAAENAIFGQTGPKVGSFDGGWGASYMARIVGQKKAREIWFLCRQYDAQQALDMGLVNTVVPLADLEKETVRWCREMLQNSPMALRCLKAALNADCDGQAGLQELAGNATMLFYMTEEGQEGRNAFNQKRQPDFSKFKRNP comes from the coding sequence ATGATCTCTCTTGATGAAGCAATGCTCTATGCCCCTGTTGAATGGCACGATTGTTCCGAAGGCTATACCGATATTCGCTATCACAAATCGGCCGACGGCATTGCCAAAATCACAATCAATCGCCCGCAGGTGCGCAACGCCTTCCGCCCGCTGACCGTCAAAGAGATGATCCAGGCGCTGGCGGATGCTCGTTATGACGACAATATCGGGGTGATTGTCCTGACCGGGGAAGGTGAGAAAGCCTTTTGCGCCGGCGGCGATCAGAAAGTCCGCGGCGATTACGGCGGCTATCAGGACGACTCCGGCGTGCATCATCTCAACGTACTCGACTTTCAGCGCCAGATCCGCACCTGCCCGAAACCGGTGGTAGCGATGGTGGCCGGCTACTCTATCGGCGGCGGCCACGTGCTGCACATGATGTGCGATCTGACCATCGCGGCGGAAAACGCCATCTTCGGTCAGACCGGGCCGAAAGTCGGCTCCTTCGACGGCGGCTGGGGCGCCTCCTATATGGCGCGCATCGTCGGGCAGAAAAAAGCGCGCGAAATCTGGTTCCTCTGCCGTCAGTATGACGCGCAGCAGGCGCTGGACATGGGGCTGGTGAACACCGTGGTGCCGCTGGCGGATCTGGAAAAAGAGACGGTGCGCTGGTGTCGTGAAATGCTGCAGAACAGCCCAATGGCGCTGCGCTGCCTGAAAGCGGCGCTGAACGCCGACTGCGACGGCCAGGCCGGTCTGCAGGAGCTGGCGGGCAACGCCACCATGCTGTTCTACATGACGGAAGAGGGACAGGAAGGCCGCAATGCCTTCAACCAGAAACGTCAGCCGGACTTCAGCAAATTTAAACGGAATCCCTAA
- the menC gene encoding o-succinylbenzoate synthase codes for MRVSQVYRWQIPMDAGVVLRERRLKTRDGLFIHLREGEREGWGEISPLPGFSAETLAEAQAALLPWAQAWRDGAEPALPALPSVAFGISCAQAELSGELPQAADYRAAPLCSGDPDELFARLAAMPGEKVAKVKVGLWEAVRDGMVVNLLLEAIPDLQLRLDANRAWTPLKAQQFAKYVDPAYRQRIAFLEEPCKTREDSRAFSRETGIAIAWDESLREADFRFVAEPGVRAVVIKPTLTGSLHRVQQQVAAAHALGLSAVISSSIESSLGLTQLARVAAWLTPQTIPGLDTLSLMGAQLVRAWPESTLPMLSIDTLEPLL; via the coding sequence ATGCGCGTTTCGCAGGTTTACCGCTGGCAGATACCGATGGACGCGGGCGTGGTGCTGCGAGAACGGCGGTTAAAAACCCGCGACGGGCTGTTCATCCACCTGCGGGAGGGTGAGCGGGAGGGCTGGGGGGAAATTTCTCCCCTGCCGGGATTCAGCGCAGAAACCCTGGCGGAGGCGCAGGCGGCGCTCCTGCCCTGGGCTCAGGCCTGGCGCGACGGCGCGGAGCCGGCGCTTCCTGCGCTGCCCTCTGTCGCCTTTGGCATCAGCTGCGCGCAGGCGGAGCTCAGCGGCGAGCTGCCGCAGGCCGCGGATTATCGCGCGGCGCCGCTCTGCTCCGGCGATCCGGATGAGCTGTTCGCCAGACTGGCGGCGATGCCCGGCGAGAAAGTCGCTAAGGTGAAAGTGGGGCTCTGGGAGGCGGTCCGCGACGGCATGGTGGTTAATCTGCTGCTGGAAGCCATCCCCGACCTGCAGTTGCGTCTGGATGCCAACCGGGCCTGGACGCCGCTGAAAGCGCAGCAGTTTGCGAAATATGTCGATCCGGCGTATCGCCAGCGCATTGCCTTTCTTGAGGAACCTTGTAAAACGCGGGAGGACTCGCGGGCCTTTAGTCGCGAAACCGGGATCGCTATCGCCTGGGATGAAAGCCTGCGCGAGGCGGATTTTCGCTTCGTCGCCGAGCCTGGCGTGCGCGCGGTGGTGATCAAGCCGACGCTAACCGGCAGTTTACATCGGGTTCAGCAGCAGGTCGCCGCGGCCCATGCGCTGGGGCTGAGCGCGGTGATCAGCTCGTCGATCGAGTCCAGCCTCGGGTTAACCCAGCTGGCGCGGGTTGCCGCCTGGCTGACGCCGCAGACCATCCCCGGACTGGACACCCTGTCGCTGATGGGCGCCCAGCTGGTGCGGGCGTGGCCGGAAAGCACCCTGCCGATGCTCAGCATCGATACGCTGGAGCCGCTGCTGTGA
- the menE gene encoding o-succinylbenzoate--CoA ligase, which translates to MTFRDWPWRHWRQRRGEAQALRLNDQPLTWRDLCARVDALAAGFAAQGVTEGHGVALQAFNQPSTLLAWLALLQCGARVLPLNPQLPTALLQELLPALTVQHQLVLNGDALPGDLPALTLQATTGTHAVPWRGDRFASMTLTSGSTGLPKAAVHHASAHLASAAGVLALMPFAAEDDWLLSLPLFHVSGQGIMWRWLLAGARLTVRDKQPLAQMLQGCTHASLVPTQLWRLLNDDAALSLKAVLLGGAAIPVELTERAWGQGVRTYCGYGLTEFASTVCAKEADGSADVGAALPGREMKIVAGEVWLRAASMAAGYWRDGQLLPLTNDEGWFATRDRGEIIDGRLTLLGRLDNLFFSGGEGIQPEEVERIIGAHPQIQQAFVVPLDDAEYGQRPVAVVECDDGCEMSVLAAWSAERLARFQQPVRWLRLPETLKNGGIKISRRALREWVNSPA; encoded by the coding sequence GTGACCTTTCGCGACTGGCCCTGGCGGCACTGGCGCCAGCGGCGCGGAGAGGCGCAGGCGCTGCGCCTGAATGACCAGCCGCTGACCTGGCGCGACCTGTGCGCCCGCGTTGACGCCCTGGCGGCCGGGTTTGCCGCGCAGGGCGTAACCGAAGGTCACGGGGTGGCGCTGCAGGCTTTTAACCAGCCGTCGACGCTGCTGGCCTGGCTGGCGCTGCTGCAGTGCGGCGCGCGGGTGCTGCCGCTGAATCCGCAGCTGCCGACGGCGTTGCTGCAGGAACTGCTGCCAGCGTTGACCGTCCAGCATCAGCTGGTGCTTAACGGCGATGCGCTGCCGGGGGATTTACCGGCGTTAACCCTGCAGGCGACAACGGGAACCCATGCTGTGCCGTGGCGTGGGGATCGTTTCGCCTCAATGACGCTGACCTCGGGGTCGACCGGTTTGCCGAAGGCGGCAGTGCATCATGCCAGCGCCCATCTGGCCAGCGCCGCCGGCGTGCTGGCGCTGATGCCGTTTGCCGCAGAAGATGACTGGCTGCTGTCGCTGCCGCTGTTTCATGTCTCCGGCCAGGGGATTATGTGGCGCTGGCTGCTGGCCGGCGCGCGGCTGACGGTGCGCGATAAACAACCGCTGGCGCAGATGCTGCAGGGCTGTACCCATGCTTCGCTGGTGCCGACTCAGCTGTGGCGCCTGCTGAATGACGATGCTGCGCTTTCCCTCAAGGCGGTGCTGCTCGGCGGCGCGGCGATCCCGGTCGAATTGACCGAGCGGGCGTGGGGGCAGGGGGTACGCACCTACTGCGGCTATGGCCTGACCGAATTCGCTTCCACCGTCTGCGCTAAAGAGGCCGACGGCTCGGCGGATGTGGGCGCGGCGTTGCCGGGGCGGGAGATGAAAATCGTTGCCGGCGAGGTCTGGCTGCGGGCGGCGAGCATGGCCGCGGGCTACTGGCGCGACGGTCAATTGTTGCCATTGACCAACGACGAAGGGTGGTTTGCCACCCGCGATCGCGGCGAGATCATCGATGGACGGCTTACTCTCCTCGGGCGCCTGGATAATCTCTTTTTCAGCGGTGGGGAAGGGATCCAGCCGGAGGAGGTGGAACGGATCATCGGGGCGCATCCGCAGATACAGCAGGCGTTTGTCGTGCCGCTGGACGATGCGGAATATGGCCAGCGTCCGGTAGCGGTGGTGGAATGCGATGACGGCTGCGAAATGAGCGTGCTGGCGGCATGGAGCGCGGAACGGCTGGCGCGTTTCCAGCAGCCGGTGCGTTGGCTGCGGCTGCCGGAAACGTTAAAGAACGGTGGGATTAAGATCTCGCGCCGGGCGCTGCGCGAATGGGTCAATTCGCCGGCTTAG
- a CDS encoding tripartite tricarboxylate transporter permease, with product MDTWIYLSQGFAVAMTPENLLIALIGCFVGTIVGLLPGLGPINGVAILLPLAFALHLPAESALILLATVYIGCEYGGRISSILLNVPGDAAAIMTALDGYPMAQQGRGGVALSISAVSSFFGSMIAIGGIILFAPLLAQWSLAFGPAEYFALMVFAIACLGSMMAQNPLKSFLAALIGLGLATVGVDANTGVYRFTFDSVHLSDGVQFIVVVIGLFSVSEILLMLESTSGGQTLVRKTGRMLFNTKEAAQCVGATLRSSVVGFFVGILPGAGATIASAITYMTEKKLSGNSDNFGKGDIRGVAAPEAANNASACGSFIPMLTLGVPGSGTTAVMMGALTLYNITPGPAMFTEQPDIVWGLIAALLIANVMLLIMNIPLIGLFTRMLTIPLWFLVPAIAAVSAVGVYAVHSTTFDLLLMVGLGVLGYIMRKMHFPMSPLILGFVLGEMLEQNLRRALSISNGNLAILWQSGVTKTLLVLAIAVLVVPPLLRLRRKQRQRRAEANIG from the coding sequence ATGGATACCTGGATCTATCTCTCGCAGGGCTTCGCCGTCGCCATGACGCCGGAGAACCTGCTGATCGCCCTGATCGGCTGCTTTGTCGGGACTATCGTCGGCCTCCTGCCGGGGCTGGGGCCTATCAACGGCGTGGCGATTCTGCTGCCGCTGGCTTTCGCCCTGCATTTACCCGCGGAATCGGCGCTGATCCTGCTGGCGACGGTCTATATCGGTTGCGAATACGGCGGGCGTATTTCATCAATTCTGTTGAACGTGCCCGGCGATGCCGCCGCCATTATGACCGCCCTCGACGGCTATCCGATGGCCCAGCAGGGTCGCGGCGGCGTTGCGTTGTCGATTTCCGCCGTCAGTTCCTTCTTTGGCTCAATGATCGCCATCGGCGGTATTATTTTGTTCGCGCCGCTGCTCGCCCAGTGGTCGCTGGCGTTCGGTCCGGCGGAATACTTCGCGCTGATGGTCTTCGCCATCGCCTGTCTTGGCAGCATGATGGCGCAGAACCCGCTGAAGTCGTTCCTCGCGGCGTTAATCGGCCTGGGTCTGGCGACGGTAGGGGTGGACGCCAATACCGGGGTTTACCGCTTCACCTTCGACAGCGTCCATCTCTCGGACGGCGTACAGTTTATTGTGGTGGTGATCGGCCTGTTCTCGGTTTCAGAGATCCTGTTGATGCTGGAGAGCACCAGCGGCGGACAAACGCTGGTGCGGAAAACCGGACGGATGCTGTTTAACACCAAAGAGGCCGCGCAGTGCGTCGGCGCGACCCTGCGCTCTTCGGTGGTGGGTTTCTTCGTCGGCATTCTGCCCGGCGCCGGGGCGACCATCGCCAGCGCCATTACCTACATGACGGAGAAAAAACTCAGCGGTAACAGCGATAACTTCGGCAAGGGCGATATTCGCGGCGTGGCGGCGCCGGAAGCGGCCAATAACGCCTCCGCCTGCGGTTCCTTTATTCCCATGCTGACGCTCGGCGTGCCGGGGTCCGGCACCACCGCGGTGATGATGGGCGCGCTGACGCTGTATAACATCACCCCCGGCCCGGCAATGTTCACCGAGCAGCCGGATATCGTCTGGGGGCTGATTGCCGCCCTGCTGATCGCCAACGTGATGCTGCTTATTATGAACATTCCGCTGATCGGCCTGTTCACCCGTATGCTGACCATTCCGCTGTGGTTTCTGGTCCCGGCCATCGCCGCGGTCTCCGCCGTCGGCGTCTACGCGGTACACAGCACCACTTTTGACCTGCTGCTGATGGTGGGGCTCGGGGTGCTCGGCTACATCATGCGCAAAATGCACTTCCCGATGTCGCCGCTGATCCTTGGCTTCGTGCTGGGGGAGATGCTGGAGCAGAACCTGCGTCGCGCGCTGTCGATCAGCAACGGCAATCTGGCGATCCTGTGGCAAAGCGGGGTGACCAAAACGCTGCTGGTGCTGGCTATCGCCGTGCTGGTGGTGCCGCCGCTGCTGCGTCTGCGGCGTAAACAGCGCCAGCGTCGCGCCGAAGCCAATATCGGCTAA
- a CDS encoding tripartite tricarboxylate transporter TctB family protein, whose product MSDRIFAGVWLLLCIGGLFIAWQIHSEYAYEPVGPRPFPLGIIGLMLLCSALMLLRRPDAVEWPGRHVLQRLLTMVVVLVVYAWGFEWLGFPLATALLTAIIGLLFGATLPAAGIAGVAMGVSLWYAFDTLLDVTLPLGIWFN is encoded by the coding sequence ATGAGCGATCGTATTTTTGCCGGAGTGTGGCTGTTGTTATGTATTGGCGGTCTGTTTATCGCCTGGCAGATCCACAGCGAATACGCCTATGAACCCGTCGGCCCGCGTCCCTTCCCGCTCGGGATCATCGGCCTGATGCTGCTGTGCTCGGCGTTAATGTTGCTACGTCGCCCGGACGCCGTCGAGTGGCCGGGACGGCATGTGCTGCAGCGTCTGCTGACCATGGTCGTGGTGCTGGTGGTCTACGCCTGGGGGTTTGAATGGCTCGGTTTTCCGCTGGCCACCGCGCTGCTGACGGCGATCATTGGTCTGCTGTTCGGCGCGACGCTGCCGGCGGCGGGCATTGCCGGCGTCGCGATGGGCGTGTCGTTATGGTACGCCTTCGACACCCTGCTCGATGTTACCCTGCCCCTTGGCATCTGGTTTAATTAA
- a CDS encoding Bug family tripartite tricarboxylate transporter substrate binding protein: MKTPFFRHLSAIALCLCTTSAFAAEAPSRTECIAPAKPGGGFDLTCKLIQVSLMETGAIEKPMRVTYMPGGVGAVAYNAIVAQRPAEPGTVVAFSGGSLLNLSQGKFGRYSVDDVRWLASVGTDYGMIAVRADSPWKDLKSFMTAMEKNPSSIVIGAGASIGSQDWMKAALLAQKANVDPHKMRYVAFEGGGEPVTALLGNHVQAVSGDLSEMVPYLQGNKIRVLAVFSSERLPGALADVPTAKEQGYDLVWPIIRGFFMGPKVSDAEYQWWVDEFTKLQQTEAFKKQRELRGLFEFNMNGKELDTYVKQQVNDYREQAKAFGLAK; encoded by the coding sequence ATGAAAACGCCATTTTTCCGCCATCTGAGCGCCATCGCGCTGTGCCTTTGCACCACATCCGCCTTCGCCGCAGAGGCCCCGTCCCGCACCGAATGTATCGCGCCCGCTAAACCCGGCGGCGGCTTTGACCTGACCTGTAAGCTGATTCAGGTGAGCCTGATGGAAACCGGCGCTATCGAGAAACCGATGCGCGTCACCTATATGCCCGGCGGCGTGGGCGCGGTAGCCTACAACGCCATTGTCGCCCAGCGCCCGGCAGAGCCGGGGACCGTCGTCGCCTTCTCCGGCGGCTCGCTGCTGAACCTGTCGCAGGGTAAATTCGGCCGTTACAGCGTCGATGACGTGCGCTGGCTGGCGAGCGTCGGCACCGACTACGGCATGATCGCCGTGCGCGCCGATTCGCCATGGAAAGACCTGAAGTCGTTTATGACCGCGATGGAGAAAAATCCCTCCAGTATCGTGATTGGCGCCGGGGCCTCCATCGGCAGCCAGGACTGGATGAAAGCGGCGCTGCTGGCGCAAAAAGCCAACGTCGACCCGCATAAAATGCGCTACGTCGCCTTTGAGGGCGGCGGCGAGCCGGTGACCGCGCTGCTCGGTAACCATGTGCAGGCGGTCTCCGGCGATCTCAGCGAGATGGTGCCCTATCTGCAGGGCAATAAAATCCGCGTGCTGGCGGTCTTCTCCAGTGAACGACTGCCGGGCGCGCTCGCCGATGTCCCCACCGCTAAAGAGCAGGGCTACGACCTAGTCTGGCCGATTATTCGCGGCTTCTTTATGGGCCCGAAAGTCAGCGACGCCGAGTACCAGTGGTGGGTCGATGAATTCACTAAACTGCAGCAAACCGAAGCGTTCAAAAAGCAACGTGAACTGCGCGGCCTGTTTGAATTCAACATGAACGGCAAGGAGCTCGATACCTACGTTAAGCAGCAGGTCAACGACTATCGCGAACAGGCGAAAGCCTTTGGCCTGGCAAAATAA
- the tctD gene encoding transcriptional regulator TctD: protein MRLLLAEDNRELAHWLEKALVQGGFAVDCVADGRAADHLLQSEQYALAVLDIGMPGFDGLEVVQRLRKRGQTLPVLLLTARSAVADRVKGLNAGADDYLPKPFELEELDARLRALLRRSEGQVHEVQQLGELAYCDEGYFLLRGQMLSLTPRELALLKVLMFRRTRPVSRQQLFEQVFSLSDDVSPESIELYIHRLRKKLQASNVRITTLRGLGYLLECERHEME from the coding sequence ATGCGTCTCTTATTAGCCGAGGATAATCGTGAGCTGGCTCACTGGCTGGAAAAAGCGCTGGTGCAGGGCGGTTTTGCCGTGGATTGCGTCGCTGACGGGCGTGCGGCCGACCATCTGCTGCAAAGCGAGCAATATGCGCTGGCGGTGCTGGATATCGGTATGCCGGGGTTCGATGGCCTTGAAGTGGTGCAGCGGCTTCGCAAGCGCGGGCAGACCCTGCCGGTGCTGTTGCTGACCGCCCGCAGCGCGGTAGCGGACCGGGTGAAGGGCTTAAATGCCGGCGCGGATGACTATTTACCTAAGCCCTTTGAGCTGGAAGAGCTCGACGCCCGCCTGCGGGCGCTGCTCCGGCGCAGCGAAGGGCAGGTGCATGAGGTGCAGCAGCTTGGCGAGCTGGCGTATTGTGACGAAGGCTATTTTTTACTCCGCGGCCAGATGTTGTCTCTGACGCCGCGCGAGCTGGCGCTATTGAAGGTGCTGATGTTTCGCCGCACCCGCCCGGTTTCCCGTCAGCAGCTGTTCGAACAGGTGTTCAGCCTCAGCGATGACGTCAGTCCGGAAAGCATCGAACTCTACATTCATCGTCTGCGCAAGAAACTTCAGGCGAGCAATGTGCGTATAACCACCCTGCGCGGTTTAGGCTATCTGCTTGAGTGCGAGCGCCATGAGATGGAGTAA
- a CDS encoding sensor histidine kinase has protein sequence MRWSKPQSLYAQLLLFLGLPLVLLWGLSAFNSYVSALQAATQAYDRTLLSSARTVAEQLVVRGGQLEVNVPWVVLDSFELNMNDRLYYKVLDPQGKVISGYDDLPAMPPSTSRTQLYPALAWFYHTEYRGQAIRVARLLQPINEGGIVGMAEIYIAETLQSRRWLAGQLLFSSWVSQGLLVLLTLVLAAWLLRRVLRPMRQLSALMVRREPGLLTPLPELLPWSETRLLIVAFNRYIDRLRVMISRQERFSADASHQLKTPLAVLKTQASVALASDDPQLWRESLQAMRATLDDTVLLTERLLQLATVKQREQAFAVINLPEIVRNSCFSRIAQARSKHIDLGYEGEQSAVYVAGDSVLLGELCANLLDNAIRYTPEYGTVTLSLHRDGEVVTLSVEDSGPGIEENLINQALMPFRRLDNAGAIPGAGLGLALVNDIARLHRSHLQLSRSESLGGLKATLRLLTVASE, from the coding sequence ATGAGATGGAGTAAGCCGCAATCGCTCTATGCTCAACTGTTGCTGTTTCTCGGCCTGCCGCTGGTCCTGCTGTGGGGACTCTCCGCGTTTAACAGCTACGTCAGCGCGTTGCAGGCGGCGACGCAAGCCTACGATCGTACCCTGCTGTCGTCGGCGCGGACGGTGGCCGAGCAGCTGGTGGTTCGCGGAGGGCAACTGGAGGTGAATGTGCCCTGGGTGGTGCTGGACAGCTTCGAGCTCAATATGAACGATCGTCTCTATTACAAGGTGCTCGACCCGCAGGGGAAGGTCATTTCCGGCTATGACGATCTGCCCGCGATGCCGCCCTCCACCTCGCGAACTCAGCTCTATCCGGCGCTGGCGTGGTTTTATCATACCGAATATCGCGGTCAGGCAATCCGCGTGGCGCGCCTGCTGCAGCCCATCAACGAAGGCGGCATCGTTGGCATGGCGGAGATATATATTGCCGAAACGCTGCAGTCCCGCCGCTGGCTGGCCGGACAATTACTCTTCTCATCCTGGGTGTCGCAGGGGTTACTGGTCCTGTTGACGCTGGTGCTGGCAGCCTGGCTGCTGCGCCGCGTGCTGCGGCCCATGCGTCAGCTCTCCGCGCTGATGGTGCGCCGTGAACCCGGTCTGCTGACGCCGCTGCCGGAGCTGCTGCCCTGGTCGGAAACGCGGCTGCTGATTGTCGCGTTCAACCGCTACATCGACCGCCTGCGGGTGATGATCTCCCGCCAGGAGCGCTTCAGCGCCGATGCGTCCCATCAGCTGAAAACACCGCTGGCGGTGCTGAAAACGCAGGCTTCGGTAGCCCTGGCCAGCGACGATCCGCAACTGTGGCGCGAAAGTCTGCAGGCGATGCGCGCCACGCTGGACGATACGGTCTTGTTAACGGAGCGGTTGTTGCAGCTGGCGACGGTAAAACAGCGGGAGCAGGCGTTTGCGGTGATTAACTTGCCGGAGATTGTGCGCAACAGCTGCTTTTCACGTATCGCGCAAGCGCGGAGCAAACATATCGATCTTGGCTACGAGGGCGAGCAGTCGGCGGTATATGTGGCAGGCGATAGCGTTCTGCTGGGGGAGCTGTGCGCTAACCTGCTCGACAATGCCATTCGCTATACCCCGGAATATGGAACGGTCACGCTTAGCCTGCATCGCGATGGCGAAGTCGTCACGCTAAGTGTGGAGGATAGCGGTCCGGGCATCGAGGAAAACCTGATTAATCAGGCGCTGATGCCGTTTCGCCGCCTCGATAACGCGGGCGCGATTCCCGGCGCCGGGCTGGGCCTGGCGCTGGTTAACGATATTGCACGTTTGCATCGTAGCCACCTGCAGCTTTCGCGCAGCGAAAGCCTGGGCGGACTGAAGGCGACGCTGCGCCTGCTGACCGTGGCGTCAGAGTAG